The DNA sequence CGCCGCCGTCTCCGAGCGCCTTGACGAGCGCGGAGCCGACGATCGCGCCGTCGGCGTACTCGAGCACCTCCGCCACCTGCGCTGCGCTCGAGATGCCGAGCCCCACGCAGGTGCTCGTGGCGCCCGCGTTCCGCAGCCGGCCGACGAGCGTCCTCGCGGCCGCGTCGACGTCGGTGCGCGCTCCGGTGATGCCCATCGTCGAGACCGCGTACACGAACCCGCGGCTGCGTTCGACGGCCTGACGGAGCCGCTCATCGGTGGAACTCGGCGCCGCGAGGAAGACGCGGTCGAGGTCCGTGCGATCCGAGGCGTCGAGCCAGAGACCGGCCTCGTCGGGGATGAGGTCCGGCGTGATCAGCCCGGCGCCTCCCGCCTCGGCCAGGTCGTCGGCGAACCGGTCGACCCCGTACTGCAGCACGGGGTTCCAGTACGTCATGACGAGCACGGGGACGTCGACCGCGGCCGTGATCTCGCGCACCGCGGTGAACCCGTCACGCAGCCGGAAACCGCTCGACAGCGCCTGCTGCGTGGCGGCCTGGATCACGGTGCCGTCCATCACCGGGTCCGAGTACGGCAGACCGAGCTCGATGATGTCGACGCCGTTCTGCGCGAGGGCCACGGCCGCCTCGACGCTGGTCCGCAGGTCGGGGAACCCGGCGGGCAGGTAGCCGATGAGAGCGCCGGCGGCCTCGTCATTGCGGCGGGCGATGGTGTCGGCGACGCGGCTCACGACTGCACGGCTCCCTCGTCGATCAGTCCGAAGTAGCGTCCT is a window from the Leifsonia sp. AG29 genome containing:
- the trpA gene encoding tryptophan synthase subunit alpha, with protein sequence MSRVADTIARRNDEAAGALIGYLPAGFPDLRTSVEAAVALAQNGVDIIELGLPYSDPVMDGTVIQAATQQALSSGFRLRDGFTAVREITAAVDVPVLVMTYWNPVLQYGVDRFADDLAEAGGAGLITPDLIPDEAGLWLDASDRTDLDRVFLAAPSSTDERLRQAVERSRGFVYAVSTMGITGARTDVDAAARTLVGRLRNAGATSTCVGLGISSAAQVAEVLEYADGAIVGSALVKALGDGGVAEAGRVAAALAEGAKRA